The genomic DNA TACAGCTTTTCCCGATTCTTTCTTTGCTTCTTCGGCCAACTTTTCTAGTTGTTCTAACAGTTCCTTGTTAGCCTTCCCCTCTAACCAAGCACGCATTTTGTTATATAATTTTCGTAATTCCTCGTTCGAATCTATAATCTCTCGATAGTCTCCAAATACATATTTATCTTGCGAAGGATCCGTATATGATTCATCACCAGCGATTGCCCTTGCTTCAAGGTATAACTTAGGTGTGAAGCCTGTATCTTTGATTCGGATTGTATCGCCTTCATTGATTAGTTCATGTGCTAGTCCGAAAATGCGACCGATTGATTGTGCCTCTACTTCATACGAAACTGAAGTATTGACACGCTTCTTTAATTCCGTCTTCATCAAAGTCATTAATCGTTTTGGTGTCATATTTTGGTCTTCTGTTTCTGGAGTGTAAAAACCAAATTTATGTTTACCATGTGCATTCCAACGTTGAAAGGCATCACTATCTGTAATATAAACAAGTCCGTTATTGATGCTCTCAACCGTGATAATTTCATCACCTTCACCTCGTACAAATCCGACTAAGGCGGTACAAATATCCCTGGAATGCTCAATGCGTCTAACGCCTACTAAGTCTTTTCCCAGGGTTACTTCCTTCCCTGTTTCTCTCCCTCGTTTATTTATCATATCGACGTACCATCCAGTAATTTGAGAACCAGATACTTCAACTCGATATTGGATTTCCAATTCAAACAAAGCTGCAATTTTCTTTAAAAAAGTAAGGGGATCGATGAATTCATCAATCGTCATCGTGTGGAACGAAGAATAATCCGTTATTCCACGTTGCCATTTTGAATCGGCAAGAGCGATATCAATAAACGTATTAACTGTTTCGCTCTCTATACGTTGAGGTTTAATAATCCCATCTTTGGCGATTTGAACCCAGGCACCAGAAGAGTGTACAGTTAATGATCTATCCTTTGAATCTTTTTCTACTTCATTATTAATAACATACGGAACAATTCGACCATCACGTACTTCCTTTAAAACCAAGTTCTGCTGTTGTAATGTAATTGCATGTGGAGTACCGTCAAAAATTTTGAACTCTAGCATATCAATGTTATTCTTGATTTCCCAATGACGCTTATCTTCCCAGTAGTCCTTTGGTTGAATAGCGGATAGAATTTGATCTGTTCTGAAATCAACAACATGAAGTAATCCGCTTGGTGTTCTCATCGAAATCGCTCCCTATATTTAACTTTTGCTGTTCCGATATTTGCTGGCATAATTTCAAGTTTATTCTGGCCCTTAGTAATTTTAGGATAATCACTGAATAATTCCTTTAGATTAATTGCACTTGAACCATTAATACTAACTAGACTTTTAGCTGTATCGATTTGCACTTTATCTCCTTTTCCAACAATATATGGAGGATTATTACTTGTATTTTGGTTAACTTTCCAAATCTTAATATCATCAACTGTCATAAGTACAGCCGGATTATTATTCCACCATTGACAGATAGAAATTTGTACCTGTGCAATTTTATTCATCAAAATCCCATCTTTGTCTACCCAACGAGCTTTTGCTCCAGCATCATCAATCTCAGTACCGTACGCAAATTTCGCAATATAAAACTCCCATTCATTCCCAATACGGTAAACACATAACTTTCCGTAAAAATTATTCCACGTCCAAGGATACATACCGCGCGTATGGATCATCATTTGTTCAGCTGGATGCCCTGGATAGGCAATCTTAGCAACACCAAAAGTTTCTTCAGCTTCCCAATATACATCGTTTAGCGACAATCGAACTACAGGTTTACTAGTCTCATCCAGTAGGGCCACTTCTACTTGTCCCATTTGTACATAACTACTGCAGTTGAACCTTACATAAGCATCCATTATAAAATCTTGTAATGGTCCGCTAGGAATGCTTTTTTTAGCAACCGCTCCATGATTCCCTTTGTAATTCTGATCACCATAATCTTCTACATAAAATTGATGTCCATTAGATTTGAATGTACCTCCACCTTTAGTGTTTTCAAACTGTGATACACTTGTCCATCCAACTGTAGTAGACATTTCATCCCACATTACACGTTGTTTCCACTCTACTGGAAGTTGGTTTACTTGTAACGGGTAACCAATCCGAAAATAATCTTCTTTGTTTGGAAGATATACGCTCTTATTCCGAACATCTAAAAATGTAGAAGGGTTTTCAACTTCAATTTCGATGATAGGTTCTGACTCCGCACTGCCTTTATTTTGAATGTTGGCTATTAACCCTCGACCGTCATTTTCAAAGTCAAACGTTTTCTCATTCCCTAACTTATACGGCATTGGACATATTAGTGTAATAGTTGCTTGATGAATATTAGATTTTTCTAAAGT from Bacillus cereus G9842 includes the following:
- a CDS encoding distal tail protein Dit, with the protein product MLVFNEINLEEYFEQKYEKGFFMVNDVRGRGILSDEINELTVPHRPGSYFLSKRTPKRVLEVDFSLKGVSLFELRKRIDELNGLLDTEEPVKITFTDEPDIVYYGIKESVEETLEKSNIHQATITLICPMPYKLGNEKTFDFENDGRGLIANIQNKGSAESEPIIEIEVENPSTFLDVRNKSVYLPNKEDYFRIGYPLQVNQLPVEWKQRVMWDEMSTTVGWTSVSQFENTKGGGTFKSNGHQFYVEDYGDQNYKGNHGAVAKKSIPSGPLQDFIMDAYVRFNCSSYVQMGQVEVALLDETSKPVVRLSLNDVYWEAEETFGVAKIAYPGHPAEQMMIHTRGMYPWTWNNFYGKLCVYRIGNEWEFYIAKFAYGTEIDDAGAKARWVDKDGILMNKIAQVQISICQWWNNNPAVLMTVDDIKIWKVNQNTSNNPPYIVGKGDKVQIDTAKSLVSINGSSAINLKELFSDYPKITKGQNKLEIMPANIGTAKVKYRERFR